The following proteins are co-located in the Seriola aureovittata isolate HTS-2021-v1 ecotype China chromosome 7, ASM2101889v1, whole genome shotgun sequence genome:
- the LOC130172247 gene encoding protein shisa-7, with product MTPTTNLRVLAVSLLSLLTAPLTTFVETSPSPSPQHLDPSGRPFTEEPKTDPSPSLLLLAIQANIRPAALQGRTKTPEKLPETSEGVLEAPPRPLPQVMFPKNVTSAEALAPPLGAAQVAPIRPRLIDVWMDVCRGYYDVMGHFDSAFNCSKDTFIYCCGTCHYRFCCPERSRQLEQDSCKNYDSPDWAKPQTDAMILPGELGPDPDFDPLKQQSHNTGFVIGGVVVFMVAVAVGIKVVFNKVQQEANQRDLNMPRALVDMLRHQSSPVQQDERNNSVALTVGDGQGTLGRAPKNLYAPGLPSKDNRLGNLQHNFIHSSGSSPKHTATIERTPRMNNAQLAAGGTLLSSKHNNTKSQPAFHHSLHNLAQLPPSYESATKPELNRYSSLKRLEKGLDEYSSGYCTTKRRPHTAQPALQSSQHHLHWGGDYTLSGRGTLPRHAVRPWIPPPPSGMPASPTPNPYPLDPPEPQYNPNYDTLSKPPRKVKSTDQLLNMGDVPGNTGTLSRLSKNQQHQYYKAMAASNKNSNTQTLTRKTQERQERRQEERLLMSPDHLEDRMGVGGMGVVDPYAHTGGIVPTLPRQQKAQSQQNVCATPSLDRHHMIKMNSHPTSGREQERNTAMTGHMSGGMGWAGEMPGAGVVMGTGTLGGHSARRMAFAAKRQNTIEQLHFIPGGGGGGSGGSGGGSQGIRTGSKNEVTV from the exons ATGACGCCCACCACCAATCTCAGAGTCCTCGCTGtctccctgctctccctccttACTGCCCCACTTACCACTTTTGTCGAgacctctccctccccctctcctcagCACCTTGACCCCTCAGGGAGGCCGTTCACAGAGGAGCCCAAAACTGACCCCAGCCCCTCGCTCCTGCTCCTTGCCATCCAGGCCAATATCAGGCCAGCTGCTCTCCAAGGCAGGACCAAAACCCCCGAGAAACTTCCAGAGACCTCAGAGGGAGTTCTGGAGGCGCCTCCGAGACCCCTGCCCCAGGTCATGTTCCCTAAGAATGTGACTTCAGCGGAGGCCCTGGCTCCTCCCTTAGGTGCCGCCCAGGTAGCGCCCATCCGACCACGACTGAtagatgtatggatggatgtatgTCGGGGGTATTATGACGTAATGGGACACTTTGACAGCGCTTTCAACTGCTCCAAGGACACCTTCATCTACTGCTGTGGAACCTGCCACTACCGCTTCTGCTGTCCAGAGCGTAGCCGGCAACTGGAGCAGGACAGCTGTAAAAACTATGACTCTCCAGACTGGGCCAAGCCACAGACAGACGCCATGATATTACCAGGAGAATTAGGTCCTGACCCAGACTTTGACccactgaagcagcagagccACAACACTGGCTTTGTCATCGGTGGTGTGGTTGTGTTCATGGTGGCTGTTGCTGTGGGCATCAAAGTGGTCTTCAACAAGGTGCAACAGGAAGCCAATCAAAGGGACCTCAATATGCCCAG AGCCCTGGTTGACATGTTGCGGCACCAGTCGAGCCCGGTCCAGCAGGATGAGAGAAACAACAGCGTGGCTCTGACTGTTGGGGATGGACAGGGGACACTGGGGAGAGCTCCAAAAAATCTTTACGCCCCAGGACTGCCCAGCAAGGACAACAGAT TGGGCAATTTGCAACACAATTTCATCCACTCATCAGGCTCCAGCCCCAAACACACCGCAACTATCG AACGCACCCCTCGAATGAACAATGCTCAGCTGGCAGCTGGAGGCACCCTGCTCTccagtaaacacaacaacaccaaATCCCAGCCTGCCTTCCACCACTCCCTGCACAACCTGGCTCAGCTGCCTCCCTCCTATGAGAGCGCCACCAAGCCTGAGCTCAACAGATACTCCTCCCTTAAACGCCTCG AGAAAGGTCTTGATGAGTACTCGTCTGGTTACTGCACAACCAAGCGCCGGCCTCACACAGCTCAGCCGGCCCTCCAGTCCTCTCAGCATCACCTCCACTGGGGCGGAGACTACACCCTCAGTGGGAGAGGAACCCTCCCCAGGCACGCAGTTCGTCCCTGGATCCCACCGCCGCCTTCTGGCATGCCTGCCTCACCCACCCCCAATCCTTACCCTCTGGATCCCCCGGAGCCCCAGTACAACCCCAACTACGACACTCTCTCCAAGCCCCCGAGGAAAGTCAAGTCCACTGACCAGCTGCTCAACATGGGTGATGTCCCTGGCAACACGGGGACTCTGTCCAGGCTGTCCAAGAACCAGCAACACCAGTACTACAAAGCCATGGCTGCCTCCAATAAGAACTCCAACACGCAGACCCTCACCCGCAAGACCcaggagaggcaggagagacGGCAGGAGGAACGGCTGCTCATGTCACCGGACCATTTGGAGGACAGGATGGGGGTTGGCGGTATGGGTGTTGTAGATCCATACGCCCACACCGGAGGGATTGTCCCCACGCTGCCTCGCCAGCAGAAGGCCCAGTCCCAGCAGAACGTCTGCGCCACGCCCTCCCTTGACCGGCACCACATGATCAAGATGAACTCTCACCCGACGTCTGGAcgagagcaggagaggaacaCGGCCATGACGGGGCACATGAGTGGGGGCATGGGCTGGGCGGGGGAGATGCCCGGGGCGGGGGTAGTCATGGGAACGGGAACACTAGGGGGCCACAGTGCGAGGAGGATGGCTTTTGCAGCGAAAAGGCAGAACACAATTGAGCAGCTACATTTCATACCGGGAGGGGGCGGCGGAGGgtcaggaggaagtggagggggCAGTCAGGGGATCAGGACGGGGAGTAAAAATGAGGTGACAGTGTGA
- the ube2s gene encoding ubiquitin-conjugating enzyme E2 S: MNSNVENLPPHVLRLVYKEVSALAADPPEGIKIYPSEEDITELHTAIEGPEGTPFAGGIFRMRLVLGKDFPAVPPKGYFLTKIFHPNVGHKGEICVNVLKRDWKAELGLRHVLLTIKCLLIHPNPESALNEEAGRLLLEDYAEYESRARLLTEIHAMGGPGGTSGAPQDPNDGPQPKKHAGDPTKRAGPSAAAVPAALGNGANGASTTTSNSNSSSSSTNNVAGKKKADKKRALRRL; the protein is encoded by the exons ATG AACTCCAATGTGGAGAATTTGCCCCCTCATGTTCTTCGCTTGGTCTACAAAGAGGTTTCAGCTTTAGCAGCAGACCCGCCTGAGGGTATCAAGATTTATCCCAGTGAGGAAGACATAACTGAACTGCACACAGCCATTGAAGGACCAG AGGGAACTCCATTTGCTGGTGGCATTTTCCGAATGCGACTGGTCCTTGGAAAGGACTTCCCTGCGGTTCCACCCAAGGGGTATTTCCTGACCAAGATTTTTCACCCCAACGTGGGTCACAAGGGAGAGATCTGTGTCAACGTGTTGAAGAGGGACTGGAAGGCAGAACTCGGCCTCAGACATGTCTTACTT ACAATCAAGTGTCTTCTCATCCATCCGAACCCAGAGTCGGCTCTGAACGAAGAGGCCGGGCGTTTGCTGTTAGAGGACTATGCAGAGTATGAGTCCCGTGCTCGTCTGCTCACAGAGATCCACGCAATGGGCGGGCCCGGCGGGACTTCTGGGGCTCCTCAGGACCCTAACGATGGCCCACAGCCAAAGAAGCACGCAGGTGACCCCACAAAGAGAGCGGGACCCAGTGCAGCAGCTGTGCCAGCAGCTCTGGGTAATGGCGCTAATGGAGCCAGTACCACCACCAGCAATAgcaacagtagtagtagtagcactAATAATGTAGCagggaaaaagaaagcagaTAAAAAGCGTGCATTGAGGCGACTTTAA
- the josd2 gene encoding josephin-2 — MSEGEVFHEKQRLELCAIHALNNVLQERVFTKETADDICKRLAPQCVVNPHRSVLGTGNYDVNVIMAALQSRELAAVWWDKRRTVQSLCMSKVHGFILNVPSRVSLGIVSLPLRRRHWLAVRQVNGQYYNLDSKLKSPVCIGGEAELRSFLSEQLSQDVAEMLLVVRREVEEDGSWLNSDNPKK; from the exons atgagCGAAGGAGAAGTTTTTCATGAGAAGCAACGACTGGAGCTGTGCGCCATTCATGCACTCAACAACGTGCTCCAGGAGCGGGTGTTCACCAAGGAGACAGCCGATGACATCTGCAAACG GCTGGCTCCACAGTGTGTGGTGAACCCTCATCGGTCAGTGTTAGGCACGGGAAACTATGACGTCAACGTCATCATGGCTGCACTACAGAGCAGGGAACTGGCTGCAGTGTGGTGGGATAAACGCAG GACGGTACAGAGTCTTTGCATGTCAAAGGTCCACGGCTTTATTCTTAATGTCCCATCACGAGTATCGCTTGGGATCGTTTCCCTCCCACTCAGACGGCGGCACTGGCTCGCAGTTCGGCAAGTTAATGGACAGTACTACAACCTCGACTCCAAACTGAAGAGTCCCGTCTGTATTGGCGGAGAAGCAGAGCTACG CTCATTTCTCAGCGAACAGCTTTCTCAGGATGTGGCAGAGATGCTCTTGGTTGTCCGgcgggaggtggaggaggacggTTCATGGCTGAACTCTGACAACCCCAAAAAGTGA